In the Sorghum bicolor cultivar BTx623 chromosome 4, Sorghum_bicolor_NCBIv3, whole genome shotgun sequence genome, tttggtttgTTTCCCCAGGTTTTATTTGAAATCTGGTTCTGTTTTCTGAATTGTGGAGTGATTTCCTCCAGTAATTTTGAAAAAAGGGCAAACTTTTGTGGTTTTTCTGGTCATTTGAAATGTAACCAAGTATTTCTGTACTGCATCGCTTTAAAGGGAACGTTTAAGGCGCCTCTTTTGTAAGGTGCGAGTTTGAAAATTTTCtcctttttttaatctatacTACTGCTCGTTTTCTCTTTGTACTTGTGCATCATCATAATACATACAGTACCTGGCAAAGCGGCGCCACTTCTCTTCCTATGATTTCTATGATATTGCCTTTGGAGTTCAATCTGGAGAGCAAATTTTCAGTAAAACCATGTCGCTGTTTTGGTTACATTTGAAAAAGTTAGGTGGGGAAATGCTTGCTTGGAGGAGACAACTCCGAGCCGCACGTGTATCCTATGTTATTGATGAAACAATTTAGATCCCAGCAACCTTAATGCCCAATCAGACATCTTATAATGCAAACCACTGCAGTTTAGTATATGCCTCTCTGTGCAGCATATGTTCAAAAGAAGTTCAAGTTGCCTTAAGAAAGATGTAACCCCTCTGTCTGTCATCAGATGACGATGACGGATTAATTATGGTAAAGATTCTGGGTCTGCCATAAGTTTAACTAATTATTGTACTCTCAACTGGGAAACTGAAGTTCATGAATTTATCTgaaatttgtatgctgtctcttTGTGCAATTGTTCCAAACTTTCTATTTCTTTTCCTGCAAATGTACAGTTTTTCAATTGAGCTTCCAGAGTCTGAATTTTTATCTTGTGATGTGCAGGTGTTGAAGATGTTATTGCAGATACAAAGGCACACAAGGTGGTCGTTAAGGGAAAAAAGGCAGCTGCTGACCCAATGAAGGTGGTAGAACGTGTGCAGAAGAAGACAGGCCGCAAGGTGGAGCTTCTTTCGCCAATGCCACCACCGAAAGAagagaagaaggaagaggagAAAAAGGAAGAACCTGAGCCACCAAAACCTGAGAAGAAAGAGGAGGTGAATTATCCTTGCCGAGATTCTTGAACACACTGCATTGCCATTTTTACTTCCAATTATTGTTTCTATGATTTGGGGCTGAGACATTGATGTTTTGTTTTGTACTAAAGCCCACGGTGCTCGCTGTGGTGGTCAAGGTGCATATGCACTGTGAGGCCTGCGCTCAAGTGATCAAGAAGAGAATCCTCAAGATGAAAGGTACAGTTTTGTTACCACATCTCCCTTGTATGATCCATCATAACGTAGCTTTCCTCTTCTTGTGTTGAATGATGTTTTATATTTTAGCAAGATACATCAAACTTCAATGATTCATAGTCTGTCTGAAACTTGATAACTGTTACGCTGTTGCAATTTGTGCTTGATACGAGATATACTTGGTCTTCTCTCCTTGTATTTGACTGAGAAGTACACTGAACATGTAGTTAACATGTCACAAAAACTACAAATAGATTTACGTTAAGTTCACTAGCTTAAGTTTTTTGACAAAAAATAGTTTTAAATAAGAACAGTGTAAATTATGCTTTATATCGTCAATTAGCTATTATTTCAGTTTAGGTAATATCAAGTCGAGGTAGACATCTGCTTCTCATGTATTCACCAATTAATTTGTAATGTGACCTTGCAGGAGTGCTATCTGTAGAGTCAGACCTGAAGGCTTCTCAAGTCACTGTGAAGGGTGTGTTCGAGGAGGCCAAGCTGGCTGATTATGTGTATAGGCGCACTGGCAAGCACGCTGCTATCGTCAAGTCTGAGCCGGTTGCAGCTGAGAATGTCGATGATGGGAATGCCAAGGACGACAAGAAGGCAGCCGAAGGTGGGGaggacaagaaggatgatggcaAGGAGGAAAAGAAAGATGGTGGAGATGCCCGTGGAGACGAGAAAGAAGCGGATAAGCAGAAGGATGATGGCAATGCTGGTGATGAAGAGAAAGATAAAGACCCTGGCGCCGTTGCTAACATGTATATGCACTACCCAAGGTTCAATCATCCGAGCGGATACAGTTATGCCTGCCAGTACCCACCTCAGCTCTTCAGCGACGAGAACCCAAATGCCTGTTCTCTGATGTGAGAAAGCCAGAACCAAGTGATCTTAAACGCGAAAATAAGAGGGATTGAGTTATCCCCTGATTTTGGAGGGCTCAGGAAGTCTAGAACTTTTCTTTTCTAAGGTTGAACTTCTATCTGGTACAAAGTAAACTCAGGGCTCGTTTGTGGACACCATATTGTGTAAGCTACTGGTTAGTAGGATTTTGTGGTGTCACCTTTGGCTTTTATTTTTGTACAAAGATGTATTATATATGCTAGTTTTGAAATAGATTGCTGTGAGTCTGTAGTCTGTTATCTGGAATAGACGTAACTTTCTCAGTTAACATTGCCAGTGCTGTCGCAAAAATCCATATTCTTGGTGTTGTTTTCTAACTATATGCTGTTGGAGGAACATAAAGCAA is a window encoding:
- the LOC8056086 gene encoding heavy metal-associated isoprenylated plant protein 7, which codes for MGEEEKAKEAAAPADKAKEAEEKKDEAAGGEEKKEEVPPLPPPPPPEEMVMRVFMHCEGCARKVKKILKGFDGVEDVIADTKAHKVVVKGKKAAADPMKVVERVQKKTGRKVELLSPMPPPKEEKKEEEKKEEPEPPKPEKKEEPTVLAVVVKVHMHCEACAQVIKKRILKMKGVLSVESDLKASQVTVKGVFEEAKLADYVYRRTGKHAAIVKSEPVAAENVDDGNAKDDKKAAEGGEDKKDDGKEEKKDGGDARGDEKEADKQKDDGNAGDEEKDKDPGAVANMYMHYPRFNHPSGYSYACQYPPQLFSDENPNACSLM